One stretch of Streptomyces agglomeratus DNA includes these proteins:
- a CDS encoding DUF2252 domain-containing protein: MSQNATTAMRAAPHTTPEERAALGKEARRRSPRAAHAVYKPSPDRPDSLAILEAQSAARVPELVPIRYGRMMESPFRFYRGAAAIMASDLAASPRSGLTAQLCGDAHLLNFRLLASPERQLVFDINDFDETLPGPWEWDVKRLSASLVIAGRANGFDDAQRARIVSATVRSYREAMIRFAGTGNLDIWYAKIDADLLESLASGRLHGTKRGRKNLARAMAKARTRDSLEAFDKLTETVDGTPRIAADPPLLIPAGDLLPDIERSALERQFRGLIERYGSTLASDRRTLLADYRLADVARKVVGVGSVGTRCWIFLLLGRDGQDPLFLQAKEADTSVLAAHVGTSRYLNQGERVVSGQRLMQATSDIFLGWERVDGIDGKQRDFYVRQLRDWKGIAMPERMRPKDMRAFGELCGVTLARAHARSGDRIAIASYLGSGDSFDRALATFAEAYADQNERDHQALVDAVRAGRLPAEELPAA, encoded by the coding sequence ATGTCCCAGAACGCGACCACGGCGATGCGCGCCGCGCCTCACACCACACCTGAGGAACGCGCCGCTCTCGGCAAGGAGGCGCGCCGCCGCTCACCGCGGGCTGCCCACGCCGTGTACAAGCCGTCTCCTGACCGGCCGGACTCACTGGCGATCTTGGAGGCGCAGTCCGCGGCACGCGTGCCCGAACTCGTCCCGATCCGCTACGGCCGGATGATGGAGTCCCCGTTCCGCTTCTACCGGGGCGCCGCCGCGATCATGGCGTCCGACCTGGCCGCCAGTCCTCGCTCGGGACTCACGGCACAGCTGTGCGGGGACGCGCACCTGCTAAATTTCCGTCTGCTCGCTTCGCCGGAGAGGCAGTTGGTGTTCGACATCAACGACTTCGACGAGACGCTGCCGGGCCCCTGGGAGTGGGACGTCAAACGGCTGTCGGCGAGTCTCGTCATCGCGGGCCGGGCCAACGGCTTCGACGACGCCCAGCGCGCCCGCATCGTGAGCGCCACGGTCCGTTCGTACCGCGAGGCGATGATCCGCTTCGCGGGCACGGGCAACCTCGACATCTGGTACGCGAAGATCGACGCGGACCTCCTCGAGTCCCTGGCCTCAGGTCGGCTCCACGGAACGAAGCGCGGTCGGAAGAACCTGGCCCGCGCGATGGCGAAGGCCCGCACCCGCGACAGCCTCGAGGCTTTCGACAAGCTCACCGAGACGGTCGACGGCACGCCCAGAATCGCGGCGGACCCCCCGCTGCTCATCCCGGCCGGCGACCTGCTGCCGGACATCGAACGCAGCGCGCTGGAGCGCCAGTTCCGCGGCCTGATCGAGCGGTACGGCAGCACTCTGGCTTCCGACCGGCGCACGCTCCTGGCGGACTACCGCCTGGCCGACGTCGCCCGCAAGGTGGTCGGCGTCGGCAGCGTCGGCACCCGATGCTGGATCTTCCTCCTGCTCGGCCGGGACGGCCAGGACCCGCTCTTCCTCCAGGCCAAGGAAGCCGACACCTCCGTACTCGCCGCACACGTCGGCACCAGCCGCTACCTCAACCAGGGCGAGCGGGTGGTCTCGGGCCAGCGGCTGATGCAGGCCACGAGCGACATCTTCCTCGGCTGGGAACGGGTGGACGGGATCGACGGCAAGCAGCGCGACTTCTACGTCCGCCAGCTGCGCGACTGGAAGGGCATCGCCATGCCGGAGAGGATGCGGCCGAAGGACATGAGGGCGTTCGGCGAACTGTGCGGGGTCACGCTGGCTCGTGCGCACGCGCGGTCCGGCGACCGCATCGCGATCGCCTCGTACCTGGGGAGCGGCGACTCGTTCGACCGGGCACTCGCCACGTTCGCGGAGGCATACGCCGACCAGAACGAGCGTGACCACCAGGCCCTGGTCGACGCGGTACGCGCGGGTCGGCTACCGGCGGAGGAACTACCGGCGGCCTGA
- a CDS encoding transposase, whose protein sequence is MAAPRKYPLELRERAVRMYRTTEPRPVIKRLAVELGVHPEALRGWIRQAEADAGESDDRLTTAEREELAALRKENAQLKRANEVLRTASAFFAAQLDPTRPR, encoded by the coding sequence ATGGCTGCCCCGAGGAAATATCCGCTGGAGTTGCGGGAGCGTGCGGTGCGGATGTATCGCACGACCGAGCCGAGGCCGGTGATCAAGCGGCTGGCCGTCGAGCTGGGTGTGCATCCCGAGGCCCTGCGCGGCTGGATCCGCCAGGCCGAGGCCGACGCTGGTGAGAGCGATGACCGGCTGACCACCGCCGAACGTGAGGAGCTCGCGGCCCTGCGCAAGGAGAACGCGCAGCTCAAGCGGGCGAATGAAGTCCTGCGGACGGCGTCGGCTTTTTTCGCCGCGCAGCTCGACCCGACCCGGCCCAGGTGA
- a CDS encoding SET domain-containing protein-lysine N-methyltransferase: MNRHGINEREPVPARRRVTAGHQQGRVLQQLHRLPYRVGETVMVGAIDRELDRNHSHASQVGAERFVLHGGLVPKVNHSCEPNCGIRLNSSGAHDYVARAPIAAGHEITFDYAMRNYSVEYFAARCRCGSHHCRGRITGWRDLPARRKADYDGFVAPYLIEIDDQAHTAPAARRDHRR; this comes from the coding sequence TTGAACCGTCACGGGATCAACGAACGAGAACCCGTCCCTGCGCGGCGCCGGGTGACGGCGGGCCACCAACAAGGTCGAGTCCTTCAACAACTTCACCGACTGCCCTACCGGGTCGGTGAGACGGTGATGGTTGGTGCCATCGACCGTGAACTGGACCGCAACCACTCCCACGCCTCCCAGGTCGGTGCGGAACGTTTCGTGTTGCACGGCGGGCTTGTCCCGAAGGTGAACCACTCGTGTGAACCGAATTGCGGGATCCGCCTCAATTCCAGCGGTGCTCACGACTACGTCGCCCGCGCACCCATCGCCGCTGGTCACGAGATCACTTTCGACTATGCGATGCGGAACTACTCGGTCGAGTATTTCGCCGCCCGTTGCCGGTGCGGCTCGCACCACTGCCGTGGCCGCATCACCGGTTGGCGGGATCTACCGGCCAGGCGCAAAGCGGACTACGACGGCTTCGTCGCCCCTTACCTCATCGAGATCGACGACCAGGCTCACACGGCCCCGGCCGCCCGCCGAGACCACCGCAGGTAA
- a CDS encoding phosphotransferase enzyme family protein, with translation MAVADTLVLAYGLHPADITRIPEGTATDNYAVVDQAGRWHFAKVYRTREHLDLERASVELSEYCADGGVATARATRTREHELIATHGPLPLSLWSYVPHTATAEGGLRGARWAAVGTAMGRLHSRLAAHPAAAPTLKPGAAVGDVATARDSYESLILAFQSKPRLGEFEAWSLQATRERQALLGGVERILASLPPLTIQILHGDLSGPNVLLKDDDAAAFVDFRPPTPWYLAWEIARLGCDPSSVLANGVEGWLTGYTDLTLAYRDANPKASANDLVSSLRVGCAAVLCSTFPFSAPVKRPHIVDAALESYGRARHQADLMLLDQLPVLEEALRDALR, from the coding sequence ATGGCGGTCGCCGACACGCTGGTGCTCGCGTACGGGCTGCACCCGGCAGACATCACGCGTATCCCGGAGGGCACCGCGACGGACAACTACGCCGTCGTGGACCAGGCGGGCCGGTGGCACTTCGCCAAGGTCTACCGCACTCGAGAGCACTTGGATCTGGAGCGGGCGTCGGTCGAACTGTCCGAGTACTGCGCCGACGGAGGTGTCGCGACCGCGCGGGCAACCCGCACGCGCGAGCACGAACTCATCGCGACCCACGGCCCCCTGCCCTTGTCCCTGTGGTCGTACGTGCCGCACACCGCAACCGCCGAAGGCGGCCTGAGGGGTGCACGGTGGGCAGCCGTCGGCACAGCGATGGGCCGCCTCCACAGTCGGCTCGCCGCTCACCCCGCCGCCGCACCCACCCTGAAACCTGGCGCCGCGGTGGGTGACGTGGCTACCGCACGAGACAGCTATGAGAGTCTGATTCTCGCGTTCCAGAGCAAGCCCAGGCTTGGGGAATTCGAGGCATGGTCGCTGCAGGCGACGCGTGAACGGCAAGCTCTCTTGGGTGGCGTCGAGCGCATCCTTGCTTCGCTTCCACCGCTGACGATCCAGATCCTGCACGGCGACCTGTCCGGCCCCAACGTCTTGTTGAAGGACGACGATGCCGCCGCGTTCGTGGACTTCCGACCGCCCACACCCTGGTACCTCGCCTGGGAAATCGCGCGTCTGGGCTGTGACCCCAGCAGCGTGCTGGCCAACGGTGTGGAGGGCTGGCTCACCGGATACACCGATCTCACCCTGGCCTACCGGGACGCCAACCCCAAGGCGTCCGCGAACGACCTCGTGTCCTCGCTCCGTGTGGGCTGTGCAGCCGTGCTCTGCTCGACGTTTCCGTTCTCGGCACCAGTTAAGCGTCCGCACATCGTCGACGCCGCACTTGAGTCCTACGGCAGGGCGCGGCACCAGGCCGATCTGATGCTGCTGGACCAGCTACCTGTCTTAGAGGAGGCCCTGCGCGACGCTCTTCGCTGA
- a CDS encoding tetratricopeptide repeat protein: MTYNAAVGGQDRSASTAASTAPGRLISQCADPFSLEVHRAIELGYPMGDGCGLPLLPIYIARAHDAQLQEIVQRAAEGVSQLTVLVGESSSGKTRACWEAVQVLPAGWRLWHPFAPSRPEAVLRDLGHVRPGTVVWLNEIQHYLLTATKTLGEHVAAGLHSLMHDPERTPVLVIGTAWPEHWAALTPSPQENETDHHPHARALLTATGTTLVVPDRFSEADLRSLQTAAFNDPRLAYAAEHAEQGHITQYLAGAPALIDRYRTSPPGAKALIEAAMDARCLGHGPALPLTLLEAAADGYLTDHQRNLLSDDWLERALAYVAAPLRGIRGALTPIRPGKAHPTFAHPHYLLADYLEKHGRIVRGITPAPASLWTALTDHASRTDLPAFARSASDRGLMRLAVQLWTAAADADAGDSTARLRVAETLVEAGRPEEALPWLQRACELYSNTPQASDPWLLNWVRSRLVQAGYPEVPGVDDTTWRKSVAANGSEWVLSATVDQLRDQQGLEEALAWLRAAAERGNPSATRKAVEMLIKAGRDSEALGWFQRAAASGRPETAYEACLAAAAVLKEEGRIDEALTWCQRAAEGGQPICAYQAAREAAEMLAEEGRIDEALSWFQRAATTRGLPDRRSSSHAAMAAVFMLQEAGRTGDLPIWLWKRAEGGDVLTMITFVLMLEAGTSDELLAWLRNRAERGDPLAMYALAHGGPAEDAEFWSSRALAYFQSVEGAHDWHQRLKGLDPDSSWDELAALNMAVEILEDSDRAEEADVWIRDRAESGDPAAAKILASRLWKAGSIAKALAWYQHAAETGDHSVVTYIADILGEMGRTEEAIAWYRRTAERKYHLLATDKIASLLEKGGRLQDAGRFKRYGLEPDGSLATPWETPPPR; this comes from the coding sequence GTGACCTACAACGCTGCTGTCGGCGGGCAGGATCGCTCTGCCAGCACTGCGGCATCAACCGCTCCCGGGCGGCTAATCAGCCAGTGCGCCGATCCCTTCTCCCTGGAGGTACACCGAGCTATCGAGCTCGGCTACCCCATGGGGGACGGATGCGGATTACCTCTCTTGCCCATATACATCGCACGCGCGCACGACGCCCAGCTACAAGAGATCGTGCAGCGTGCAGCCGAGGGCGTGAGCCAACTGACCGTGCTGGTGGGAGAATCATCGTCGGGCAAAACTCGTGCATGTTGGGAAGCTGTGCAGGTGCTCCCCGCAGGGTGGCGGCTATGGCATCCTTTCGCCCCCAGTCGGCCCGAAGCCGTTCTGCGCGACCTGGGCCACGTCCGCCCCGGCACCGTCGTGTGGCTCAACGAGATCCAGCACTACCTGCTCACAGCAACCAAGACACTGGGTGAGCACGTTGCCGCAGGGCTGCACTCCCTCATGCACGACCCCGAGCGAACTCCTGTGCTGGTGATCGGAACGGCCTGGCCCGAACACTGGGCCGCCCTCACGCCCTCGCCCCAGGAAAACGAAACGGACCACCACCCCCACGCCCGTGCCCTGCTCACCGCCACAGGCACAACCCTCGTCGTGCCTGACCGATTCAGTGAAGCCGACCTACGGTCGCTGCAGACAGCGGCGTTCAATGACCCGCGCTTGGCCTACGCCGCTGAGCATGCAGAGCAAGGGCACATCACTCAATACCTTGCCGGTGCTCCAGCCTTGATCGACCGCTACCGGACCAGCCCCCCAGGCGCGAAGGCACTGATTGAAGCAGCCATGGACGCACGGTGCCTCGGGCACGGCCCAGCCCTGCCCCTCACTCTGCTCGAGGCCGCCGCCGACGGCTACCTCACCGACCACCAACGCAACCTGCTGAGCGACGACTGGCTGGAACGAGCCCTCGCCTACGTCGCCGCGCCTCTCCGCGGCATCCGCGGCGCGCTCACGCCTATCCGCCCTGGCAAGGCTCATCCAACCTTTGCGCACCCCCACTATCTGCTCGCCGACTACCTTGAGAAGCACGGCCGCATTGTCCGTGGCATTACCCCGGCCCCCGCTTCTCTGTGGACGGCCCTCACCGACCACGCCAGCCGCACCGACCTCCCCGCTTTCGCCCGCTCGGCCAGCGACAGGGGTCTGATGAGGCTGGCCGTTCAGCTCTGGACCGCAGCCGCCGACGCCGACGCCGGTGACTCCACGGCCCGCCTTCGTGTTGCGGAAACCCTGGTAGAGGCAGGCCGGCCAGAGGAAGCACTGCCGTGGTTGCAACGCGCCTGCGAGCTGTACTCCAACACGCCACAGGCGAGCGATCCTTGGTTGTTGAACTGGGTGCGGAGCAGGCTGGTGCAAGCGGGATATCCGGAAGTTCCTGGGGTCGATGACACCACGTGGCGTAAGAGCGTTGCAGCAAACGGTTCCGAGTGGGTCCTGTCCGCAACCGTCGACCAACTTCGGGATCAACAGGGCTTGGAGGAGGCGCTCGCCTGGCTGCGTGCCGCTGCTGAGAGAGGCAATCCTTCCGCAACCCGTAAGGCCGTTGAAATGCTGATCAAAGCCGGTCGCGACTCCGAGGCCCTCGGTTGGTTCCAGCGCGCCGCTGCAAGCGGGCGTCCCGAAACGGCGTACGAAGCCTGCCTCGCCGCGGCCGCGGTGCTGAAGGAGGAGGGTCGCATTGACGAAGCCCTCACCTGGTGCCAGCGCGCCGCTGAAGGCGGCCAACCAATATGCGCCTACCAGGCCGCGCGCGAGGCTGCCGAGATGTTGGCGGAAGAGGGTCGCATCGACGAAGCCCTCAGTTGGTTCCAGCGCGCAGCGACGACACGTGGACTTCCCGACCGACGTAGTTCCAGCCATGCGGCCATGGCGGCGGTTTTCATGCTGCAGGAAGCAGGCCGTACGGGTGACCTACCCATCTGGCTGTGGAAACGTGCCGAAGGCGGCGATGTCCTCACCATGATCACATTCGTCCTGATGCTGGAGGCGGGCACGAGCGACGAGCTGTTGGCCTGGTTGCGGAACCGCGCGGAGAGAGGGGACCCGCTGGCCATGTATGCGCTGGCTCACGGTGGCCCTGCCGAAGACGCCGAATTCTGGTCCTCGCGCGCCCTTGCATACTTTCAGAGCGTCGAAGGTGCGCACGACTGGCACCAAAGGCTCAAGGGGTTGGACCCTGACTCTAGTTGGGACGAGCTGGCGGCGCTCAATATGGCGGTCGAAATCCTCGAAGATTCCGACCGCGCCGAGGAAGCTGATGTCTGGATCCGGGACCGCGCCGAATCGGGTGACCCTGCCGCTGCCAAGATACTGGCATCGAGGCTCTGGAAGGCGGGGAGCATCGCCAAAGCGCTTGCCTGGTATCAGCACGCTGCGGAAACCGGCGACCACTCCGTGGTGACCTATATAGCCGACATCTTGGGGGAGATGGGCCGCACTGAAGAGGCCATCGCCTGGTACCGGCGCACCGCAGAAAGAAAATATCACCTCCTGGCCACCGATAAAATCGCCTCGCTACTAGAGAAAGGTGGCCGACTCCAAGACGCGGGGCGATTCAAACGATACGGATTAGAACCCGACGGCTCGCTTGCCACACCTTGGGAGACGCCACCACCGCGGTAG
- a CDS encoding phosphotransferase, whose protein sequence is MRQTKPLPATVQDWAEQRIGPAAVVRDASHDWHRSRVWELAGQDGGRWYVKVSPSAKFFARETRAFRHVVPTLGHSRAPQLLDSRAEDLALLLTVAPGAPAPGLGLSCAVWRAVHAQAGMLCARLHEAGELDRGDRAEAEGALGAAADGAEKYLGRAGDRLTGGEQKLVRDYAAQLRRVGPVPLGYIHGDNQELH, encoded by the coding sequence GTGAGGCAGACGAAACCCCTTCCCGCGACGGTGCAGGACTGGGCGGAGCAGCGCATCGGGCCGGCCGCAGTCGTACGCGACGCCTCACACGACTGGCACCGCTCCCGAGTGTGGGAGCTGGCCGGCCAGGACGGGGGCCGCTGGTACGTGAAGGTCTCGCCCTCGGCGAAGTTCTTCGCCCGCGAGACCAGGGCCTTCCGCCATGTCGTTCCCACGCTCGGGCACAGCCGGGCTCCTCAACTCCTCGACAGCCGCGCGGAGGACTTGGCCTTGCTGCTCACGGTCGCGCCGGGCGCTCCGGCGCCGGGGTTGGGTCTGTCCTGCGCCGTGTGGCGGGCCGTACACGCGCAGGCCGGCATGCTGTGCGCCCGGCTCCACGAAGCCGGTGAACTCGACCGCGGCGACCGGGCGGAGGCCGAAGGGGCTCTGGGGGCCGCGGCCGACGGCGCGGAGAAGTACCTGGGCCGCGCCGGGGACCGGCTCACCGGAGGCGAGCAGAAGCTGGTCCGCGACTACGCGGCCCAGCTGCGCCGCGTCGGCCCGGTGCCGCTCGGCTACATCCACGGCGACAACCAGGAACTTCACTAG
- a CDS encoding DNA-directed RNA polymerase subunit alpha gives MLIAQRPALTEEVVDAFRSRFVIEPLEPGFGYTLGNSLRRTLLSSIPGAAVTSIRIDGVLHEFTTVPGVKEDVTDLILNIKQLVVSSEHDEPVVMYLREQGPGLVTAADIAPPAGVEVHDPDLVLATLNGKGKLEMELTVERGRGYVSAVQNKQVGQEIGRIPVDSIYSPVLKATYKVEATRVEQRTDFDKLIVDVETKPAMRPRDAMASAGKTLVELFGLARELNIGAEGIDMGPSPTDAALASDLALPIEELELTVRSYNCLKREGIHSVGELVGRSEADLLDIRNFGAKSIDELKAKLAGMGLTFKDSPPGFDPIAAAFGAGDNADAGTNPLVTGPETTA, from the coding sequence ATGCTGATTGCTCAGCGTCCCGCGTTGACTGAAGAGGTTGTCGACGCTTTCCGCTCGCGGTTCGTGATCGAGCCGCTGGAACCGGGCTTCGGCTACACCCTCGGCAACTCCCTGCGTCGTACGCTCCTCTCCTCGATCCCCGGTGCCGCTGTCACCAGCATTCGCATCGACGGTGTCCTGCACGAGTTCACCACTGTGCCGGGCGTCAAGGAGGACGTCACCGACCTCATCCTCAACATCAAGCAGCTGGTCGTCTCCTCGGAGCACGACGAGCCGGTCGTGATGTACCTGCGCGAGCAGGGTCCCGGCCTGGTCACCGCCGCTGACATCGCCCCGCCGGCCGGTGTCGAGGTCCACGACCCGGACCTGGTCCTGGCCACGCTGAACGGCAAGGGCAAGCTGGAGATGGAGCTGACCGTCGAGCGCGGTCGCGGCTACGTCTCCGCCGTGCAGAACAAGCAGGTGGGCCAGGAGATCGGCCGTATCCCGGTCGACTCCATCTACAGCCCGGTGCTCAAGGCCACCTACAAGGTCGAGGCGACCCGTGTCGAGCAGCGCACCGACTTCGACAAGCTGATCGTCGACGTCGAGACCAAGCCGGCCATGCGCCCGCGTGACGCGATGGCGTCGGCCGGTAAGACCCTGGTCGAGCTCTTCGGGCTCGCCCGCGAGCTCAACATCGGCGCCGAGGGCATCGACATGGGCCCGTCCCCGACAGACGCCGCCCTTGCCTCTGACCTCGCGCTCCCGATCGAGGAGCTGGAGCTTACGGTCCGTTCGTACAACTGCCTCAAGCGTGAGGGCATCCACTCCGTGGGTGAGCTCGTGGGCCGCTCGGAGGCGGATCTGCTCGACATCCGTAACTTCGGTGCGAAGTCGATCGACGAGCTCAAGGCGAAGCTGGCCGGCATGGGCCTGACCTTCAAGGACAGCCCGCCCGGATTCGACCCGATCGCCGCCGCGTTCGGCGCCGGCGACAACGCGGACGCCGGGACAAACCCGCTGGTCACTGGCCCTGAGACGACGGCATGA
- a CDS encoding IS3 family transposase: MTALLDEHPHLGVEPVLRELHIASSTYYRWRRQEQEPCERRRRDAELTEQIQRIHADSGGIYGSPRVHAVLRREGVHVGRKRVERLMREADLAGVSPRRKGFTRRDPKATLAPDLVNRDFTAPGPNRLWVTDLTMIPTGEGPLWLSAIRDAFSRRVVAWETSACADADLVLSSLEYALASREVEPGKLVHHADHGCQYTSIKLTTRLLRAGIEASMGSVGDSYDNALAENLWMLVKTECVRGRVFATRAEANLALFEYIDGFYNSRRIQQRLGYLSPIEFEEKHYTDQATAEQANLEPRHPALTS; the protein is encoded by the coding sequence GTGACGGCGCTCCTCGACGAGCACCCGCATCTGGGGGTCGAGCCGGTCCTGCGGGAACTGCACATCGCTTCGTCCACCTACTACCGCTGGCGCCGGCAAGAGCAGGAGCCGTGCGAGCGGCGGCGCCGTGACGCGGAGCTGACCGAGCAGATCCAGCGGATCCACGCCGATTCCGGCGGCATCTACGGTTCCCCACGCGTGCATGCCGTCCTGAGGCGCGAGGGTGTCCACGTGGGCCGCAAGCGGGTCGAGCGATTGATGCGCGAGGCCGATCTCGCGGGCGTCAGCCCCCGTCGTAAGGGTTTCACCCGCCGGGATCCGAAGGCCACCCTCGCCCCGGACCTGGTGAACAGAGACTTCACCGCGCCCGGTCCGAACCGGCTGTGGGTCACCGACCTCACCATGATCCCCACCGGCGAAGGGCCGCTGTGGCTCTCCGCGATCCGGGACGCCTTCTCCCGCCGGGTGGTGGCCTGGGAGACCTCCGCCTGTGCGGACGCCGACCTGGTCCTGTCCTCGCTGGAGTACGCCCTGGCCAGCCGCGAGGTCGAGCCCGGCAAGCTGGTTCATCATGCGGATCACGGCTGTCAGTACACATCGATCAAGCTGACAACTCGACTGCTGCGGGCAGGAATTGAGGCGTCCATGGGGTCCGTCGGGGACTCGTACGACAACGCTCTGGCCGAGAATCTATGGATGCTGGTCAAGACCGAGTGCGTCCGCGGCCGCGTCTTCGCGACCAGGGCTGAGGCGAACCTGGCCCTCTTCGAGTACATCGACGGCTTCTATAACAGCCGGCGCATCCAGCAACGGCTCGGCTACCTCAGCCCCATCGAGTTCGAGGAGAAGCACTACACCGACCAGGCGACGGCCGAACAAGCGAACCTGGAACCCCGTCACCCCGCCCTGACCAGCTGA
- the mihF gene encoding integration host factor, actinobacterial type yields the protein MAPLPPLTPEQRRTALDKAAAARRERVEVKEALKHGKLSLREVLASDSEAIRKMPVRALLESLPGIGSVRAGQLISDLGISESRRVRGLGTAQRARLLALFPPQR from the coding sequence ATGGCACCCCTGCCGCCTCTCACGCCGGAGCAGCGCCGAACCGCGCTGGACAAGGCCGCCGCCGCGCGACGGGAACGGGTCGAGGTGAAGGAGGCGTTGAAGCACGGCAAGCTCTCGCTGCGCGAGGTGCTCGCCAGCGACTCCGAGGCCATCCGCAAGATGCCCGTACGCGCTCTGCTGGAGTCGCTCCCCGGCATCGGTTCGGTACGCGCCGGGCAATTGATCTCTGACCTCGGCATCTCCGAGAGCCGCCGCGTTCGGGGACTCGGCACCGCCCAGCGGGCCCGGCTCCTAGCCCTCTTCCCACCCCAGCGCTGA
- a CDS encoding amphi-Trp domain-containing protein encodes MKDLKFEQKRSLSRLEAADQLTALAAALREGGEAELELGPTTLSLRIPDDLRSEVEVEIGDGEIELEIEFKWPTAPIRTAPSRTVAGTEKAAGRKNAAAKPARSGTGTGRNKGTKRSATKTP; translated from the coding sequence ATGAAGGACCTCAAGTTCGAGCAGAAGCGCTCGCTCTCACGCCTTGAGGCGGCTGACCAGCTCACGGCACTCGCAGCCGCGTTGCGGGAGGGCGGAGAAGCCGAACTGGAACTCGGCCCCACAACGCTGAGCCTGCGGATCCCCGACGACCTTCGCAGTGAGGTGGAGGTCGAGATCGGTGACGGCGAGATCGAGCTGGAGATCGAGTTCAAGTGGCCGACCGCACCGATCCGGACGGCACCATCGCGGACGGTCGCGGGAACGGAGAAGGCCGCAGGGCGGAAGAACGCGGCCGCCAAGCCTGCCCGGAGCGGCACAGGAACCGGCAGGAACAAAGGCACGAAGCGGTCCGCCACGAAAACGCCCTGA
- a CDS encoding GGDEF domain-containing protein — protein MRGFPATSVRESANPRASDADRFKALNDTFGHPAGDSALAAIGIRLTEWVGKRGTVGRLGGDEFAALTRIHPRHQTLRLEHLAHLLAQPVTYDGEQLPLAVSAGSATPDTVGSRDLAVLMRAADAAMYEGKRKGVVAQAPHHAQTRSVNGRREGRPGTHARPTAAAA, from the coding sequence ATGCGTGGGTTCCCGGCTACCAGCGTCCGAGAATCTGCGAACCCACGCGCTTCGGACGCCGACCGCTTCAAAGCCCTCAATGACACCTTCGGGCACCCCGCCGGCGACTCAGCCCTCGCCGCGATTGGCATCCGGCTCACCGAATGGGTGGGCAAGCGCGGCACGGTCGGCCGGCTCGGAGGCGACGAGTTCGCCGCCCTCACCCGCATCCACCCCCGCCACCAAACCCTGCGCCTGGAGCACCTCGCCCACCTGCTCGCCCAGCCGGTCACCTACGACGGCGAGCAGCTGCCCCTCGCGGTATCGGCCGGTTCCGCGACGCCGGACACGGTCGGCTCCCGCGACCTGGCGGTGCTGATGCGCGCGGCCGACGCAGCGATGTACGAGGGCAAGCGAAAGGGCGTTGTCGCCCAGGCCCCCCACCACGCACAGACGCGCAGCGTCAACGGCCGCCGCGAAGGCCGCCCCGGCACCCACGCCCGACCGACCGCTGCCGCAGCATGA